In Pseudomonas putida, a genomic segment contains:
- a CDS encoding (2Fe-2S)-binding protein, with the protein MTQLQDANPGLSIGLTINGQPRRLTVAPWTTLLDLLREQLDLVGTKKGCDHGQCGACTVLRNGVRVNACLTLAVMCDGDQLTTIEGLAEGDHLHPLQQAFIDHDAFQCGYCTPGQICSALGLAHEGRAHSPEQLREAMSGNLCRCGAYGNIIAAVEQALPLIHRDGRGPRP; encoded by the coding sequence ATGACTCAATTGCAAGATGCCAATCCAGGCCTGTCGATTGGCCTGACCATCAATGGCCAGCCCAGGCGATTGACTGTAGCGCCTTGGACCACACTGCTCGACCTGCTACGTGAGCAACTGGACCTGGTGGGCACCAAGAAGGGCTGCGACCATGGCCAGTGCGGCGCCTGCACGGTGCTGCGCAATGGCGTTCGGGTCAATGCCTGCCTGACCCTGGCGGTGATGTGCGATGGCGACCAGTTGACCACCATCGAAGGCTTGGCCGAAGGCGACCACCTGCACCCCTTGCAGCAGGCGTTCATCGATCACGACGCGTTCCAGTGCGGCTATTGTACGCCGGGGCAGATCTGTTCGGCATTGGGCCTGGCCCACGAGGGTAGGGCCCATTCGCCTGAGCAGTTGCGTGAAGCCATGAGCGGCAACCTCTGCCGCTGCGGCGCCTACGGCAACATCATCGCGGCCGTGGAACAGGCGTTGCCGCTGATTCATCGCGATGGCCGAGGGCCGCGCCCATGA
- a CDS encoding xanthine dehydrogenase family protein molybdopterin-binding subunit, which produces MTHFEPSSGQPLNRIDGPAKVTGQARYAAEYPADDLLHGSVVCSHMPRGRIRHIDCSAALAVPGVIAVLHHLDRPPMAGDDEPYQDADAADGKPFRPLFNDRVLYSGQPVALVVAQSLELARHAGALLRVEIEPEPFETDLLAALDRAHSAPAELPKPRGDFQRAFDAARFKVDAAYSTPSEHHNPMEPHASTVIYQANGSLQVHDKTQGTQNSQDYLHKVFGLAKDKVRVCAAYVGGAFGSGLRPQYQLALATMAALKLRRSVRVTLTRQQMFTFGYRPRTLQRLQLAADDQGRLQAVRHQATAQTSRFEDFTEHVVEWSGMLYRCDNVAMDYRLVPLDVYTPLDMRAPGAALGLIGLECAMDELAETVGMDPIALRQANFADSNGNEGKPYSSKALLDCYRQGAERFGWAARDARPGSRREGHERIGWGMAGGVWEAMQMKASAKARLDADGHLWVSSATTDIGTGTYTVMTQIAADAALMAVGDITFQLGDSSLPTAPLQGGSFTVSSVGSAVRQACEVLRGKLVDVARSRFGEVASEPAERFRISAGRLQVGDRSYDLGALLQDMPGGVLEVQLQAEPGARRQGFSTATHSAVFVEVRVDETLGTIRVSRVVSAIAAGRVINPKTARSQILGGVVWGLSMALHEQTEVDHHLGRPMNHNLAEYHIPVNADIGDIDVLFVDEPDDIVNELGSKGVGEIGILGVAAAVANAVYNATGKRLRDFPITLDKVLAG; this is translated from the coding sequence ATGACCCACTTCGAACCCAGCAGCGGCCAGCCACTCAATCGCATAGACGGCCCGGCCAAGGTCACCGGCCAGGCCCGCTATGCAGCAGAGTACCCCGCCGATGACCTGTTGCACGGCAGCGTGGTCTGCAGCCACATGCCCCGTGGTCGCATCCGCCACATCGACTGTAGTGCTGCGCTGGCGGTGCCCGGCGTGATCGCCGTGTTGCACCACCTGGACCGCCCGCCGATGGCCGGTGACGACGAACCGTACCAGGACGCCGATGCCGCTGACGGCAAGCCGTTCCGGCCGTTGTTCAACGACCGCGTGCTGTACAGTGGCCAGCCCGTGGCACTAGTCGTCGCGCAGAGCCTGGAACTGGCCCGGCACGCAGGTGCGCTGCTGCGCGTCGAGATAGAGCCTGAGCCCTTCGAGACCGATCTGCTGGCGGCCCTTGATCGTGCTCACTCGGCGCCTGCCGAGCTCCCCAAGCCCCGCGGCGATTTCCAGCGGGCCTTCGACGCCGCCCGGTTCAAGGTGGACGCGGCGTACAGCACGCCGAGCGAACACCACAACCCGATGGAGCCGCACGCCTCGACGGTGATCTACCAGGCCAATGGCAGCCTGCAGGTGCACGACAAGACCCAGGGCACCCAGAACAGCCAGGACTACCTGCACAAGGTATTCGGCCTGGCCAAGGACAAGGTGCGGGTCTGCGCGGCCTATGTCGGCGGTGCCTTCGGTTCGGGGTTGCGGCCTCAGTACCAGCTGGCGCTGGCGACCATGGCCGCGCTGAAACTCCGGCGCTCGGTGCGCGTGACATTGACCCGGCAGCAGATGTTCACCTTTGGCTATCGGCCCCGCACCTTGCAGCGCCTGCAACTGGCTGCCGACGACCAGGGCCGCCTGCAGGCGGTGCGCCACCAGGCGACGGCCCAGACCTCGCGCTTCGAGGACTTCACCGAGCACGTCGTGGAATGGAGCGGCATGCTCTACCGCTGCGACAACGTGGCGATGGACTATCGACTGGTCCCGCTGGATGTCTACACCCCTCTGGACATGCGTGCTCCGGGCGCGGCACTCGGTTTGATCGGCCTGGAGTGCGCCATGGACGAGCTGGCCGAGACCGTGGGAATGGACCCGATCGCCTTGCGTCAGGCCAACTTCGCCGACAGCAACGGCAATGAGGGCAAGCCATACTCCAGCAAGGCCTTGCTCGACTGCTACCGGCAGGGCGCCGAGCGCTTTGGCTGGGCTGCCCGCGATGCGCGCCCAGGTAGCAGGCGCGAAGGCCACGAACGGATCGGCTGGGGCATGGCCGGTGGGGTCTGGGAAGCGATGCAGATGAAGGCCAGTGCCAAGGCGCGGCTGGATGCCGATGGGCACCTGTGGGTCAGCAGCGCGACCACCGACATCGGCACCGGCACCTATACCGTGATGACCCAGATTGCCGCTGACGCGGCCTTGATGGCAGTCGGCGATATCACGTTCCAGCTGGGTGACAGCTCGCTGCCGACCGCGCCGCTGCAAGGCGGCTCGTTCACCGTGTCTTCGGTCGGATCCGCTGTGCGACAGGCTTGCGAGGTGTTGCGCGGCAAGTTGGTTGACGTCGCCAGGTCGCGCTTTGGCGAAGTGGCCAGCGAGCCCGCGGAGCGTTTTCGCATAAGCGCAGGCCGCTTGCAAGTTGGGGACCGCAGCTATGACCTGGGCGCCTTGCTGCAGGACATGCCCGGCGGTGTGCTCGAAGTGCAACTGCAGGCCGAGCCTGGCGCCCGCCGCCAAGGCTTTTCTACCGCCACGCATTCGGCAGTGTTCGTCGAAGTGCGAGTGGACGAGACGCTGGGCACGATACGGGTCAGCCGGGTGGTCAGTGCCATTGCCGCAGGCCGGGTGATCAATCCCAAGACCGCGCGTAGCCAGATTCTCGGTGGTGTGGTCTGGGGCTTGAGCATGGCCCTGCACGAGCAGACCGAGGTCGACCATCATCTGGGACGCCCGATGAACCACAACCTGGCCGAGTATCACATTCCGGTGAACGCCGATATCGGCGACATCGACGTGCTGTTCGTCGACGAGCCCGACGACATCGTCAATGAGCTGGGCTCCAAGGGGGTAGGGGAAATCGGTATTCTCGGCGTCGCCGCAGCGGTGGCCAACGCGGTCTACAACGCCACCGGCAAGCGCTTGCGCGACTTCCCGATCACTCTCGACAAGGTGCTGGCCGGCTAG
- a CDS encoding substrate-binding periplasmic protein, whose translation MHGRGAYRWPCLLLCLCLAAAGVLAQESCGQLTATGNPEYPPYLWRDPKDPQRLIGVNADLLRQVGDALGLDVKVVYAGPWSRAQEEVRTGHIDLLAGYFITQAREQAMDFISPAFLYTPSVVWVREDGAFAYEKWDDLKGRRGGTLVNNSHGQQFDDFAKANLDLEAVPSARQAFEKLLLKRSDYVVYEQYPGMALARQLNMDGRLKVLAPAVSSEGLYLALSHASPCNQPRLRELLAKQMRQIVSGPLPRQLLEHNLQRWEQQQSTGDAE comes from the coding sequence ATGCACGGGCGTGGAGCTTACCGCTGGCCATGCCTGCTGCTGTGCTTGTGCCTGGCGGCCGCTGGGGTGCTGGCGCAGGAAAGCTGCGGGCAACTGACCGCCACCGGCAACCCCGAATATCCCCCTTACCTGTGGCGCGACCCAAAGGACCCGCAGCGCCTGATTGGCGTCAATGCCGACCTGCTCCGGCAAGTGGGCGATGCGCTCGGCCTGGACGTGAAGGTGGTCTACGCTGGTCCCTGGTCACGCGCCCAGGAAGAAGTGCGCACCGGGCATATCGATCTGCTGGCCGGCTATTTCATCACCCAGGCCCGTGAGCAGGCGATGGACTTCATCAGTCCAGCCTTCCTGTATACGCCCAGCGTGGTCTGGGTACGCGAGGACGGCGCATTCGCCTATGAGAAATGGGACGACCTCAAAGGCCGAAGGGGCGGCACGCTGGTCAACAACAGCCATGGCCAGCAGTTCGACGATTTCGCCAAGGCCAACCTCGACCTCGAGGCAGTGCCCAGCGCCCGCCAGGCATTCGAGAAATTGTTGCTCAAAAGGAGCGACTACGTGGTGTACGAGCAGTACCCCGGCATGGCCCTGGCGCGCCAGTTGAACATGGACGGGCGCCTGAAGGTGCTCGCGCCGGCGGTGTCCAGCGAGGGGCTTTACCTGGCGTTGTCCCATGCTTCACCCTGCAACCAGCCGCGGTTGCGTGAGCTTCTGGCGAAGCAGATGAGGCAGATCGTCTCGGGGCCATTGCCACGGCAACTGCTGGAGCACAACCTGCAACGCTGGGAGCAGCAGCAATCTACAGGAGACGCAGAGTGA
- a CDS encoding cytochrome c, protein MKKFLLRLLGLALLVFIAVLAYALWPTKTAPVAPIASVDQALIDKGRYLADAGDCTACHTSKDGKPFAGGLAIASPIGTLYSTNITPDKDTGIGNYSLDAFDRALRHGIAANGDSLYPAMPYPAYARVSDDDVRALYAYFMQGVAPVQAENRANDVPWPLSMRWPLAIWRKLFAPTPQAVAFDAGRYPDAQVARGAYLVQGLGHCGSCHTPRAATLQEKALDESGEAFLAGGPVIDGWLAVNLRGNQADGLGAWSAEDIVATLRSARSPTHAVLGGAMGDVVVHSTQHLGDDDLLAIAAYLKTLPASADSVSSFKADPATAKALQAGQESGRGAELYVDNCAACHRTDGLGYARVFPKIAGNSSVLSADPVSMIRLVLHGSKLPATASAPSELGMPGFAWRMSDEEVAQLLTFVRSSWGNQAPQVTAASVAKVRATLASE, encoded by the coding sequence ATGAAGAAGTTTCTCCTGCGCTTGCTCGGCCTGGCGCTGCTGGTGTTCATCGCCGTGCTGGCGTATGCCCTGTGGCCGACCAAAACGGCGCCGGTGGCACCGATCGCCAGCGTTGACCAGGCGCTGATCGACAAGGGTCGCTACCTGGCCGATGCCGGTGACTGCACCGCCTGCCACACCAGCAAGGACGGCAAGCCGTTCGCCGGTGGGCTGGCGATCGCCTCGCCGATCGGCACCCTGTACAGCACCAACATCACGCCGGACAAGGACACCGGTATCGGCAACTACTCGCTGGACGCGTTCGACCGCGCCTTGCGCCACGGTATCGCCGCCAACGGCGACAGCCTGTACCCGGCCATGCCGTATCCGGCCTACGCCCGTGTCAGCGATGACGACGTGCGGGCGCTGTATGCCTACTTCATGCAAGGGGTGGCACCGGTCCAGGCCGAAAACCGTGCCAACGATGTACCCTGGCCGCTGTCGATGCGCTGGCCGCTGGCGATCTGGCGCAAGCTGTTCGCCCCAACCCCGCAGGCCGTGGCCTTCGACGCCGGCCGCTACCCGGACGCGCAAGTCGCCCGTGGTGCCTACCTGGTGCAAGGCCTGGGGCATTGTGGCAGCTGCCATACGCCGAGGGCGGCGACCCTGCAGGAAAAGGCCCTGGACGAGTCGGGCGAGGCCTTCCTTGCCGGTGGCCCGGTGATCGACGGCTGGTTGGCGGTGAACCTGCGCGGCAACCAGGCCGACGGCCTGGGAGCCTGGAGCGCCGAGGACATCGTCGCGACGCTGCGCAGTGCGCGCAGTCCTACCCATGCGGTACTCGGCGGGGCCATGGGCGATGTGGTGGTGCACAGCACCCAGCACCTGGGTGACGATGACCTGCTGGCCATTGCCGCGTACCTCAAGACCCTGCCGGCGAGCGCCGACTCGGTGTCGTCATTCAAGGCCGATCCGGCGACCGCCAAGGCATTGCAGGCCGGTCAGGAGAGCGGCCGGGGCGCCGAGTTGTACGTCGATAACTGCGCCGCCTGCCATCGTACCGATGGCCTGGGTTATGCGCGGGTATTCCCGAAGATCGCCGGCAACTCCTCGGTGCTGTCTGCCGACCCTGTTTCGATGATTCGCTTGGTCCTGCACGGCAGCAAGCTGCCAGCTACCGCCAGCGCGCCTTCGGAACTGGGCATGCCGGGCTTCGCCTGGCGCATGAGCGATGAGGAAGTGGCGCAGTTGCTGACCTTCGTGCGCAGCAGCTGGGGCAACCAGGCGCCGCAAGTGACCGCGGCCAGTGTCGCCAAGGTCCGCGCGACCCTGGCGAGCGAGTAA
- a CDS encoding type 1 glutamine amidotransferase domain-containing protein, producing MKILMVLTSHDQLGDTGKKTGFWLEEFAAPYYVFIDAGADVTLASPKGGQPPLDPKSDEPDAQTAATRRFASDTEGQMALADTVPLGEIDPYQFDAVFYPGGHGPLWDLAEDNDSKILIEAFYAANKPVTAVCHAPGVLKNVKAPDGQPVVKGKKVTGFSNSEEDAVGLSAVVPFLVEDMLKGQGGQYSKAADWQSHVVEDGHLITGQNPASSEGVAEALIKRLKAEPSA from the coding sequence ATGAAGATCCTGATGGTCCTGACATCCCACGATCAACTGGGCGATACCGGCAAGAAGACGGGCTTCTGGCTGGAGGAATTCGCCGCGCCCTATTACGTATTCATCGACGCTGGGGCCGATGTCACCCTCGCCTCGCCCAAGGGCGGCCAGCCGCCGCTGGACCCCAAGAGCGACGAGCCGGACGCGCAAACGGCGGCCACCCGGCGCTTCGCCAGCGACACCGAAGGGCAGATGGCACTGGCCGATACCGTGCCGCTGGGGGAAATCGACCCGTACCAGTTCGATGCCGTGTTCTACCCAGGTGGCCACGGCCCGCTGTGGGACCTGGCGGAGGACAACGACTCGAAAATCCTCATCGAGGCCTTCTACGCCGCCAACAAACCGGTAACGGCCGTTTGCCACGCCCCTGGGGTGTTGAAGAACGTCAAGGCGCCCGACGGCCAGCCCGTGGTCAAGGGCAAGAAAGTGACCGGTTTCAGCAACTCGGAGGAAGACGCGGTCGGCCTGAGCGCGGTGGTGCCATTTCTGGTCGAGGACATGCTCAAGGGTCAGGGGGGTCAGTATTCGAAGGCAGCCGATTGGCAGAGCCACGTGGTCGAGGATGGCCACCTGATCACCGGTCAGAACCCGGCATCCTCCGAAGGCGTCGCCGAGGCACTCATCAAGCGCCTCAAGGCCGAGCCCAGCGCCTGA
- a CDS encoding DUF2501 domain-containing protein, whose protein sequence is MSPIRRSTLCIALACSIGSPWALGAGLSDLGGLTSGGTGKVAGVLEYCVKNNYLSADAATAVKDKLLSKVSGGTSDSDYQAGAEGDYSVAGMKKKVTKQVCEQVLKQGKSLI, encoded by the coding sequence ATGAGTCCCATTCGACGTTCCACCCTTTGCATCGCTCTGGCTTGTTCCATCGGTTCGCCCTGGGCGCTTGGGGCAGGGCTCTCCGACCTGGGGGGGCTGACCTCCGGCGGAACCGGCAAGGTCGCCGGAGTGCTCGAGTACTGCGTGAAAAACAACTACCTCAGTGCCGATGCCGCCACGGCGGTAAAGGACAAGCTGCTCAGCAAGGTCTCGGGTGGTACCTCCGATAGCGACTATCAAGCAGGTGCCGAGGGCGACTACAGCGTTGCCGGGATGAAAAAGAAGGTCACCAAGCAGGTGTGTGAACAGGTCCTCAAGCAAGGCAAGTCGTTGATCTGA
- a CDS encoding dimethylsulfonioproprionate lyase family protein gives MTSSEPIPPVARFIAEIDRWLRQRGATGFASEQVAMVPGRATAEVPAQVQAWFADSSTRALTTTPALAGVVTTLAALVPELDWYKRPSDGSDTGFDAGHFNAIIVGNAGLASLGPVLIGVSLMASGVSYPVHRHPPDECYVVLSPGEWWREDAGWWTPGIGNLVHNAGNQLHAMRAGAAPHLSVWILRGEGAAGFNQVS, from the coding sequence GTGACCTCGTCAGAACCGATCCCACCCGTAGCCCGTTTTATCGCCGAAATCGACCGCTGGCTGCGCCAGCGCGGAGCCACGGGGTTTGCCAGCGAGCAAGTGGCGATGGTGCCTGGCAGAGCCACCGCCGAAGTTCCTGCACAGGTCCAGGCGTGGTTTGCCGATAGCAGCACGCGGGCCTTGACCACTACGCCGGCGTTGGCGGGCGTGGTCACGACTTTGGCGGCACTGGTGCCCGAGCTCGATTGGTATAAACGGCCCAGCGATGGCTCCGACACAGGCTTCGATGCGGGCCATTTCAATGCCATCATCGTCGGCAATGCGGGGCTGGCGTCGCTGGGGCCGGTATTGATCGGCGTTTCGCTGATGGCCAGTGGCGTCAGCTATCCCGTGCACCGACATCCGCCGGACGAGTGCTACGTGGTGTTGTCGCCTGGAGAGTGGTGGCGCGAAGACGCAGGCTGGTGGACGCCGGGTATCGGCAACCTGGTGCACAACGCCGGCAACCAGTTGCATGCCATGCGCGCCGGTGCCGCGCCGCACCTTTCGGTGTGGATACTGCGCGGCGAAGGTGCGGCCGGATTCAACCAGGTGAGCTGA
- a CDS encoding XdhC family protein — MESIDLLVLRTAYEWRKAGERVLLATVARTWGSSPRPVGSMMALRGDGRVVGSVSGGCIEDDLIHRYTTAYGGPGMQVGLPDVVRYGVSADEAHRFGLPCGGTLALVLEFDPSWQVLEQLLERLDAGHLVQRSLDLNSGIASLAASDAPAQFDFDGRRMVNTLGPGYRMLLIGAGALAEYLATMALFNGFKVSVCDPRPEYMSGWNVAGVEKIVGMPDDVVRAFAPDLRTCIVGLSHDPKLDDLALLEALHSPAFYIGAIGSRRNSQLRRERLIEHFGETEASLARLHGPIGIYIGSKTPPEIAVSVMAQILAAKNHIALPGEVSVSVAKRAREVQVPAA; from the coding sequence ATGGAAAGTATTGACCTGCTGGTACTGCGTACCGCCTACGAATGGCGCAAGGCTGGCGAGCGTGTGCTGCTCGCCACCGTCGCCCGCACCTGGGGCTCGTCGCCCCGGCCGGTGGGTTCGATGATGGCCCTGCGCGGAGATGGCCGGGTGGTCGGCAGCGTCTCCGGTGGCTGCATCGAAGATGACCTGATCCACCGCTACACCACCGCCTACGGCGGCCCCGGGATGCAGGTGGGGCTGCCCGACGTGGTGCGCTATGGCGTCAGCGCCGACGAGGCGCATCGTTTCGGCCTGCCATGTGGTGGCACCCTCGCGCTGGTATTGGAGTTCGACCCCAGCTGGCAAGTCCTCGAGCAACTGCTGGAACGCCTGGATGCCGGCCACCTGGTGCAGCGCAGCCTCGACCTGAACAGCGGTATCGCCAGCCTCGCAGCCAGCGATGCCCCGGCGCAGTTCGACTTCGACGGTCGGCGCATGGTCAACACCCTTGGCCCGGGCTACCGCATGTTGTTGATCGGTGCCGGTGCGCTGGCCGAGTACCTGGCGACCATGGCGCTGTTCAACGGCTTCAAGGTGTCGGTGTGCGACCCGCGCCCCGAATACATGAGCGGCTGGAACGTGGCCGGCGTGGAGAAGATCGTCGGCATGCCGGATGACGTGGTCCGCGCCTTCGCGCCCGACCTGCGCACCTGCATCGTCGGCCTCAGCCACGACCCCAAGCTCGATGACCTGGCATTGCTCGAAGCCCTGCACAGCCCGGCGTTCTATATCGGTGCCATTGGTTCGCGACGCAACAGCCAGTTGCGTCGCGAACGGCTGATCGAACACTTCGGCGAGACCGAGGCCTCACTGGCACGCCTGCACGGTCCCATCGGCATCTACATCGGCAGCAAGACGCCGCCGGAAATCGCCGTCAGCGTCATGGCGCAGATTCTTGCCGCAAAAAACCACATCGCGCTGCCCGGCGAGGTCAGCGTGTCCGTGGCCAAGCGCGCCCGCGAGGTGCAGGTGCCGGCGGCCTAG
- a CDS encoding nucleotidyltransferase family protein translates to MRSKQSTTHACPCHALVLAAGQGIRFGSDKRQARLTSGQTVLSATLARALEHFDEVTVVLRPGDDRQTLDIDSRVTVVRAQQAASGLSASLAAGIAALRGSSAQAAAVLLGDMPWIAQSTLRTLCANAHAQRIVMPVHQGQRGHPVIFGRAFWAALEQVQGDQGGRQVVAAHAQACMRVEVDDPGVLLDIDTPADLAGRFSSPG, encoded by the coding sequence ATGCGTTCAAAGCAATCGACCACTCACGCCTGCCCCTGCCATGCCCTGGTGCTGGCGGCAGGCCAAGGCATTCGTTTTGGCAGCGACAAGCGCCAAGCGCGCTTGACGAGCGGCCAGACCGTGCTCAGCGCCACCCTTGCGCGGGCGCTGGAACACTTCGATGAAGTCACCGTCGTGCTACGTCCAGGGGATGACAGGCAAACGCTGGACATCGATTCACGCGTGACCGTGGTCCGGGCGCAGCAAGCTGCAAGCGGGCTTTCCGCGAGCCTGGCTGCCGGGATCGCCGCGTTACGTGGCTCATCCGCCCAGGCAGCGGCCGTGCTGCTGGGCGATATGCCATGGATTGCCCAATCGACGCTGCGCACGCTCTGTGCCAATGCCCATGCCCAACGCATCGTGATGCCCGTCCACCAGGGGCAACGAGGTCACCCGGTCATCTTCGGGCGGGCATTCTGGGCCGCGCTGGAGCAGGTACAGGGCGACCAGGGCGGTCGCCAGGTGGTCGCGGCCCATGCACAGGCCTGCATGCGGGTCGAGGTGGACGACCCCGGCGTGCTGCTGGATATCGACACTCCGGCGGACCTTGCCGGTCGATTCAGCTCACCTGGTTGA
- a CDS encoding c-type cytochrome produces MPKSRLATTAAWLALPCLVAAGLLAWYVTREPDTPFAGESSQAPDMALVSRGEYVARLSDCVACHSLPEGKPFAGGLEMATPLGAIHATNITPDKATGIGGYSLADFDRAVRQGVAPGGRRLYPAMPYPSYAKLSDDDVRALYAFFMQGVQPAEKANIPSSIPWPLNLRWPIALWNGLFAADTPYAEKPGQDPLWNRGAYIVQGAGHCGSCHTPRGLAFNEKALDEHGDAYLAGALLDGWYAPSLRGDHNTGLGRWSEGEIAEFLKTGRNRHAVVFGSMTEAFNNSTQFMSDQDLAAIARYLKSLPGDPGRDGTPWQYQAAVANPDAPGAHTYATRCASCHGLDGKGQAPWMPPLAGATSALAKEDASAINITLNGSQRVVAAGRPDAYRMPAFRQQLSDQDIAQVLSYVRSAWGNHGSAVGAQAVGKLRGHTDPASSSPIILHMR; encoded by the coding sequence ATGCCCAAGAGTCGATTGGCAACAACCGCTGCCTGGCTGGCCCTGCCTTGCCTGGTCGCCGCCGGCCTGCTGGCCTGGTACGTCACCCGCGAGCCAGACACACCCTTCGCTGGCGAATCCTCCCAGGCCCCGGACATGGCGCTGGTCAGCCGGGGCGAGTACGTGGCCCGCCTGAGCGATTGCGTGGCCTGCCACAGCCTGCCCGAGGGCAAGCCATTCGCCGGTGGCCTGGAGATGGCGACGCCGTTGGGCGCCATCCACGCCACCAACATCACCCCGGACAAGGCCACCGGCATCGGCGGCTACAGCCTGGCCGACTTCGACCGCGCGGTGCGCCAGGGCGTGGCACCTGGCGGCCGGCGGCTGTACCCGGCCATGCCCTACCCGTCCTACGCCAAGCTCAGCGATGACGATGTGCGGGCGCTGTATGCGTTCTTCATGCAGGGCGTGCAACCTGCCGAAAAGGCGAACATCCCCAGCAGCATTCCCTGGCCACTCAACCTGCGCTGGCCAATCGCGCTGTGGAATGGCCTGTTCGCCGCCGACACGCCCTACGCCGAAAAGCCCGGCCAGGACCCACTGTGGAACCGTGGCGCCTACATCGTCCAAGGCGCCGGCCATTGTGGCAGTTGCCATACCCCTCGCGGGCTGGCGTTCAACGAGAAAGCCCTGGACGAGCACGGCGACGCGTACCTGGCCGGCGCCCTGCTCGATGGCTGGTATGCGCCGAGCTTACGCGGCGACCACAACACCGGCCTGGGCCGCTGGAGCGAGGGCGAGATCGCCGAGTTCCTCAAGACCGGGCGCAATCGCCACGCGGTGGTGTTCGGCTCGATGACCGAAGCCTTCAACAACTCCACCCAGTTCATGAGCGACCAGGACCTGGCCGCCATCGCTCGCTACCTCAAGTCACTACCTGGCGACCCAGGGCGCGACGGTACGCCCTGGCAGTACCAGGCCGCCGTGGCCAACCCGGATGCCCCTGGCGCCCACACCTATGCCACCCGCTGCGCCTCGTGCCACGGCCTGGACGGCAAGGGCCAGGCACCGTGGATGCCACCGCTGGCCGGCGCGACCTCGGCCTTGGCCAAGGAAGACGCCTCGGCGATCAATATCACCCTCAACGGCTCGCAACGCGTAGTCGCCGCAGGCAGGCCCGATGCCTACCGCATGCCGGCGTTCCGCCAGCAGTTGTCGGACCAGGACATCGCCCAGGTATTGAGCTACGTGCGCAGCGCCTGGGGCAACCACGGCAGCGCGGTCGGGGCCCAGGCGGTCGGCAAGCTGCGCGGCCACACCGACCCGGCCAGCAGCAGCCCGATCATCCTGCACATGCGATGA
- a CDS encoding FAD binding domain-containing protein, translating into MTPFAYSKPSSIEQALHQAGPQTRFIAGGTNLLDLMKENIANPRTIIDITGLPLREVSETAAGGVRIGALVSNADLAWHPLVEQRYPLLAQAILAGASPQLRNMASTGGNLLQRTRCHYFYDVGSPCNKRLPGSGCPARNGLNRNHAILGASVHCVAVHPSDLCVALAALDAVVHVRGLGGERWVPFAEFHRLPGEHPERDNCLADDELILAIELPAPRFAARSHYLKVRDRASYAFALVSVAAGLELDGEHIGSLRLALGGVAHKPWRDPGVEQRFTGQPANPQTYAHVARALLQGAQVLSGNAFKVALATQAIIRALTEAQAQGDDQ; encoded by the coding sequence ATGACCCCGTTCGCCTACAGCAAACCCTCCAGCATCGAACAGGCCTTGCACCAGGCCGGGCCGCAGACGCGCTTCATCGCCGGTGGCACCAACCTGCTCGACCTGATGAAGGAAAACATCGCCAACCCGCGCACGATCATCGACATCACCGGCCTGCCGCTGCGCGAGGTGAGCGAAACGGCCGCAGGCGGCGTGCGCATCGGTGCGCTGGTGAGCAATGCGGATCTGGCCTGGCATCCGCTTGTCGAACAGCGCTACCCGCTGCTGGCCCAAGCCATTCTCGCGGGGGCCTCGCCGCAGTTGCGCAACATGGCCAGCACCGGCGGCAACCTGCTGCAGCGCACCCGTTGCCATTACTTCTACGATGTCGGCAGCCCCTGCAACAAGCGCCTGCCCGGTAGCGGCTGCCCAGCGCGCAACGGGCTCAACCGCAACCACGCGATCCTCGGCGCGAGCGTGCATTGCGTGGCGGTGCACCCCTCGGACCTGTGCGTGGCCCTGGCAGCGCTGGATGCCGTGGTGCACGTGCGTGGGCTGGGTGGAGAGCGCTGGGTGCCTTTCGCTGAGTTCCATCGTCTGCCGGGTGAGCATCCCGAACGCGACAACTGCCTTGCCGACGACGAGCTGATCCTGGCCATCGAGCTGCCCGCGCCCCGGTTCGCCGCGCGTAGCCACTATCTGAAGGTACGTGACCGGGCTTCATATGCCTTCGCCCTGGTCTCGGTAGCAGCCGGGCTCGAACTCGATGGCGAGCACATCGGCAGCCTGCGTCTGGCCTTGGGCGGCGTGGCGCACAAGCCGTGGCGCGACCCGGGGGTGGAACAGCGTTTTACCGGCCAGCCGGCAAACCCGCAGACCTACGCGCACGTCGCAAGAGCGTTGCTGCAGGGCGCCCAGGTACTGTCTGGCAACGCCTTCAAGGTCGCGTTGGCGACCCAGGCGATCATTCGCGCACTGACCGAGGCACAGGCTCAGGGAGACGACCAATGA